The sequence below is a genomic window from Rhinopithecus roxellana isolate Shanxi Qingling chromosome 7, ASM756505v1, whole genome shotgun sequence.
TCAGCTGCTCTGCCAAAGCAAGACCTATAAGAGGGGAGGAATATCTATCTACCATAAGGAATTTGTcttgaaatattacattttaactCTTACTTGAAACAACTCCAACTGAAGGACACAGATTTGTATGGGTGTTGGTTGTAATGGTCCTTAAAGGAATGCAGAAAGACCTAGCTTTTTAATTGGTGTATCAAAATCTGCAAGCTTTTGCTCGCTAGTGGTTGATTCTAATATGAAAAGGTTGAAAAGATGGTTACTTTTCCCACATGACTCAGATGAGTACTGAATTGAGCAAAAAGTGGGCAGTGGTCATGGTGTTATGTGTGTATGGTGGGCAGGAGggaattaaaagtaatggcagcaAGGCACAGCATCTCACTTCCTTCACTTTGAGCTTCTCTTATTAGCCCTTCTAAGCATTCCatcatcatatatatttttttcttttcatgattaCTTCTATTGTTCTCTGCCCAAATCCCATCATTCTAGGCCAGGCCCCATTCTTAACTTCTTCGTTATACAGCTATGATAATAGGTATACATATATTGAGCAAtgtacatggtgaaaccctgtgggAGACATTCTACACACATAATGTTTAATCTCCACAAGACATTGTGGAATTAGTAGAAAGTGGTAGGAGATGATTTGAAGAAATAAGGAGAAACCAGATCAGGTAGGGGCTTGTGGGCTCTGACAGTAATTTAGATTATTCTGAATGTGAATGGATGTcattggagggttttgagcagtgGAGTGATACAGTCTGACTTATATCATGAAGTGAGTTCTCTGGATGTACTGTAGAACGTTGATTAAAAGGGATCAAGAGCAGAAGTGTGAAGACCAGTAAGGAGGCTTTTGGAATGATAATGAAAAGGTAATGGTATCTTGGGTCAGGGAAGTAGTGATGGAAATGGTAAGAAGTGCTAGATTCTAGATATCTTGTGAAGAATGAACTGACACTTCAGGCTGATGGGTTGGATGTAGGATAGTGACAGAAAGGGATTTAAGGATGACTTGAAGGTTTTTGGCCTGACCAACTGGGTATATGGTGATGCCATTTATTTAGATGAGGAACACTGGGGGACAGTTTGGGCGAGACTGAAAACCAAGAGTTCAACTTTAGGCATGTAGAGTTTGAGATGCCTATCAGATACCCAAGCGGAGAAGTAAGGTAAGTAGTTGTATATATGAGTCTAgagataagaaaaatttaactgcTATTACCACTCATTGATAGGGCTAGAATATTATAGGAAGCAATtggcctgggaggtgggggaatAGAAGACCAAAGATTTACTTTTCTTGTGAGGAACTGGCCCAAGCTGCCATTGGCTCTACTATATCTTCAATATCACTATGTAACAGGAGTTTTGAAAATCTGTTGTAAGACCTGTTCTGGACAACTGTCCTAGAAACTATGTAGGAGCAACATGAAATgacaataaaaaggaagaatggaGAATAGAAcatgtggaagaaaaataaaattatattctattCAAAATGAGCTTCTACACCAAAATTTCAAAACACATGTAAAGTATCTACACTTAAGTGAGGTCAccaaggaaataatcagaatatGAATTCATtcagaatgaaattattttatgaaaagatttttcatttaaaaatatgtttaggaTGCTGAAAGAGGTAAATGAACAACTtttattgaaaatagaaaattatgaaGTAAACAAgcgtaaagaaatgaaaaatgagaccACATGAATATAAAAGAACCAGTTAGAAATCCTGGACATGAAAAAtagtcatttaaataaaaaattcaaaagaacatAAACTTCGGGTTGCATATAGTCAGAGAGAACATATCAAATTGCAAGATAGAGTACTGAGAAATTCTAAATATAGCAAAGAGaacgatttttaaaaaatagaattatgacATATGAGCTATAGATTGAGAGGTTTCAACAAATATTCTATAGGAATTACAGAAGTGGTGAAGAGCATTGCAGAGAAGTAATGTTTGCTGATACAATAACTGAAAAACATCCATAATTGAATGCCTGAGTTCTCAGTTCTGTAGTACATGAGTATTAAAcaggataaatgaaaatatacagcTAGACACATCATAATATAACTGCAGAGCATTAAGGATTAAGATACTATCTTTAAAACTACCAGAAAATGTTGATTACCTATGAAAGAATCAATTAGACTCACAGTATATTTATCATCAGTAAAAAATAGTATTATCTTAAAGTgctagataaaaataatttcaagagtGAGGGTAGATGAAAGTATTTTTAGACATGCTCAGCCTGCTAGTTTACAGGTCAGAGAGGCTCACTAAAGGAAGTCTTGAAATACGTACTTAATAAGAAGAAAGGGCGAGTTTAGAATATAAGAACAGGTTGAAAGAGCatagacatggaatcaacctaaatgcccatcaaaggtagactggataaagcaaatgtggtacatatacaccatggaataatatgcagctaTAGAAAAGCACAAGataatatcctttgcagcaacatggatggagttggaagccattatcctaagtgaactaatgcaggaacagaaaatcaaacaccacatgttctcacttataagtgggagttacaCATTGAGTACACATGTGATCTGGTgtagatctgtgtccccacccaaatctcatgttgaattataattcgAATGTTTGAGGAGATGCCTGGTGttaggtgattggatcatgggggcagatttctcttCTGCTGTTCTCAAggtagtgactgagttctcatgagatctggttatttaaaagtgtgtagcacctccacCTTTGTTCTATTTCTCCTGCTCCGGCCATGTAAGACCTGATTGCTTCCCcctcaccttctaccatgattgaaagtttcctgaggcctccccagccatactaCCTATACATCCTgtggaactatgagccaattaaaccttttttttttttaatagagtacttagtctcaggcatttctttatagccgtgcaagaacggactaatacaacatgGATACCTAATAATCAGTATCAGGTGCTGATTGAGTATCAATCAGTACAAAGAAGGGAAtaatagacaccagggcctacttgagggtgaaaggtaggaggagggtgagaataaaaaaactacctgtcaggtaccatgcttattacctggggGATGAGatcatctgtacaccaaacccctccAACATGTAATTTAtccatataacaaaccttcacatgtacccctgaaactaaaagttaaaaaaactaaaaatatattatatagtatatatttaattaattgaaTGTAAGAAttactttttgatgtttgagaaaatacaaaattaatgctcaagataaaatgaaaaatattatttagtttgAGGTTATAATGTGCCAAGGTCTACATCATATTCAGTAGGTGAgtgaaaattctaaataattttagGTTGTGTTAGAAAAAGGTACAATTTTATAtatccttaaaatattaaaaaaaccagtaaaaaactagaaatattatctatagcttcaaaatatgtagagaaaaaatatagaaaactttaTAAATCAAACTGaaagtcaaaagagaaaaaatgaaacaaaatgatgctatacaaaaaaacataaaatgagagaaaatttctgaaaatgtcaGCAATCATTATAAATGTGAACAGATTAAATTCAGctatatagaagaaaaaattatctaattATTTATGAAACAAAGTCCAATTATGCTGTTTGTAAGATATACACCTAAAACCAAACCAACAGAACATTGAAGTTGATGAAATAGAACAAATAAATGCTATGTGAATTCTAACCAAAAAAAGATTAGTGAGGTAATAATATATCAAAGTAgaattgaagagaaaataattaataaagagaAACATTGCATAAAAACACATCAACTAGGTATAACAATCATGGACTTGTATGCCCCcaactttgaaatatacaaacaaaacCTAACATATACAGAGAGAATtaaacaaatccacaattatagcaAGCGATCTTAGCACACCTCTCTTCAAAATAGAAAGACCAATTGAGATAAATGTCAAGTAGAGTATCCAAAATTACTCAGCATATTAAGAACTGGAAAAAATTGTCCACTTCCATAAAAACGTCAACATATGCCAAATGCCAATATGATGCAGTTGTTGAAATTATATGACAAAAACTTTAACGTAGCTATCAAATGCTCTATCAAGTAAGGGTAAATGTTTTTGAAGTAAgtagaaagataaaaaatgtctgcaaagaaataaaagatataaagaagaaataaataaaaactttagatCTTAAAACCACAATAACTAATATAAAAAAACCCATTGCATGAACTCAAAAGTAGAATGGAGATGACAAATGCAAGAATCAGTGATCTTgaagaaaaatcaatagaaaCAATTCAATCTgaacaaaagggagaaaaaatattttaaaaaatgaacagggcggccgagcgcggtggctcaggcctgtaatcccagcactttgggaggccgaggtgggcgggtcatgaggtcaggagttcgagaccagcctggccagcatggtgaaaccctgtctctactaaaaatacaaaaaattagctgggcatggtggcacaagcctgtagtcccagctacttgggaggctgaggcaggagaattgcttgaacccagcaggtggaggttgcagtgagccaagattgtgccactgcactctaacctgggcaacagagtgagactctgtctcgggggggtgggggggaggggaagaACAGGGCTTCAGGAATCTGTGGAACAATATCTAAAAGTTTAACATATACATAATCAGAATTCCAGAAGGAGTGGAGAAATAGTGTAGGGCAGAAAACATATTGAAGAAATAGTGtctaaacattttccaaatttggcGAAAGATACATACTTAGAGATTATAAAAGTTAGAACCTCTAGTACTATTCgtaaaagaaaacatgatataTTAGACTTCATATCAAAGGTAAAAATGTTGGAAATGAGAAAGACACTGATAGAAGAATGAAAAGTTACCGCCTAGGACAAAATATGTGCAAGTCAcatattcaataaaaaatatacagCCGAATATATAAGGGACtcttgaaactaaaaataaaacaaatgagccAATTTAATTAAAAGGGCAAAACATTTGATGAGAAACTTCACaaaagtatatgtgtatatgtatgtatatataatatatatatacacacatatgtatatatatgctcaTGTATATGAGCATCTCTTCATGTCCccgtacatacacacacatatatatacacacacatacatatatatacatatatgtatgggAACACGAAGAGATGCTCATCATACAGAAATATTAGTTAAAACCACAGTGGGACATAATGACACAGACATTACAAtacaaagctaaaaataaaaggcaatataAAGTGTCAGTGAAAATGTAAACTGGGATTATCATGCACTGTTGGAAtaatcactttgaaaaacagtttggctgtTTCTTAAGGAATTAAACATACACCTATATGTGTTCCAGttattccacttctaggtatttacccaaaagagaagaaagcacGAGTTCAtacaaaaatttgtacatgaatgtttatagaagctttctttgtaatagctaaaaactggaagcaacttcaatgtccatcagcagatgaatatataaaaaatagtgGTGTATGGATAAAAAtgtagaatactactcagccataaaaatgaactatCGATAtacacaacaacatggatgattcTCAGtatcattatgctaagtgaaagaatgtAGACACAAATGACTACTCACTCTATAATTCCCTTtatagaaaaatctagaagatatAAACTAACCtttagtgacagaaagcaggttAGCAGTTGCTTGGGAAGTGGGGTACAGGAAACATGGAAAGGAGAGGTTATCAAGAGGCCCGAGAAAATGTTAGGAGATTATAAATGAATATGTTCACTATTTTATTTGAGGTGATGGTTTACcagatgtatgtgtatgtggaaACTTACCAAACTGCATACTTCAAAAATGCAGTTTATTGTAGGTTAATTATTCCTCAGTAGAgctgtttaaaacaaaaagaaaaaaagaaaaccaaaaataccagagactggggccAAATTATGAAAGATTTTGGGTAAAAAATATTTCCCTCCATGACACAATTAATACAATTAATATAGTTCTCATGTGgatacacacatacgcacacacacacacaaagccaatTTAACTGAGCTATAattacataccatacaattcattcatttaatgtaCAATAAACCATTTAATAAATGTGCATAGTTGAATGATTTTTAGTGTATACACTGAGTTGTCAGGTATATTTTTAACGCCCCTTCCTCAACAGAATATGTTTTTAGTAATACACATGAATTAACACAAATAATTAtaaccagaaagaaaataaagtgtagATTTTCTCTAGAAAACATTTTGCATATAGTTGTCATAGTAAAAGTCATAagacaattttaagaaaattaaaacacgTAAAATTGAAATGTAGGCAACTAAATTATGCAACTGATATAAAATTTTAGCATTTTGATTTTTACGTAGTATTAATGAGCAATTACAGAGTACATTTCATGCTTGAGTATATTGTTCAAATTCAGtaaagtattttcaaatgtaataaaaatgtctttatccCCCCAAATTTTACTCCTTAAATTTAACACTTCGTTTCACTGATTTAGACACCAATAAAAGCAAGTGATTACACAGAATCACAGAGCTGCGGTAACTCCGGTTGTTCTTTGTCTTTATAATCACatgctataatttttaatttcgTGTACTTTGAAAGTGTAGACATAGGTATCATATATTACCACAGGGACTGCAGTCTGGAAGTATGCTCAAAGCAAGCTCAAactgaggtaggaggcaggactTGACTCCAGAGGCGGGGCTTGGACAGCTGACCGAATTGAGGACTGGCTAAACCAGGTCTAGGGCAGAAGCAGCTTTCCTTAAGCCTTGTCTACCAATGTGTCATGTCAATTTACCATTccatggcaacacccaggagttactgcccctttccatggcaatgacccgaCAACCTGGAAGTTACCACCCTCATCCTAGAAATTGCTGCATAAATTGCTCCTTAATTTGAATATAATTGAAAGTGGGAATCAGCATGAGTGcagaactgcctctgagctgctattGTGGGGACACCGCCCATGGggcagccctgctctgcaagaaGCAGGAGCAGTCCCTCTGCTGCTCTGTACACTTCTGCTTCAATTAAACTTGCTGTTTAACATCACcggcttgcccttgaattctttcctgagtgAAGCCAAGAACCTTCCCACCTAAGCCCCAAGTGTGGGGCTTGCCTGTCCTGCCTCAAAACATTTCCAAATTGTTAAGAGCTTactttagccgggcgcggtggctcaagcctgtaatcccagcaatttgggaggccgagacgggcggatcatgaggtcaggagatcgagaccatcctggctaatacggtgaaaccccgtctctactaaaaaatacaaaaaaaactagccgggcgatgaggcgggcgcctgtagtcccagctacttgggaggctgagacaggagaatggcgtgaacccgggaggcggagcttgcagtgagctgagatccggccactgcactgcagcctgggtggcagagcaagactccgtctcaaaaaaaaaaaaaaaaaaaaaaaaaaagcttactttAAAAAGGAACAGCCTATGTCTTGGACCAACTATTTAATAAGGATTTATCCAAATTAACTTCCCTGTAGAATCAAATGattattaaaacagaaatattaaaaatcagcTAATCCGCACCTTACATAGATTTTCTTCAAGCTTAAATGTAACCACAGCCATCTTTCACAACTCAGACCAAAAGAGGATGTGGGgggagaaaagctgaaaacttgTATGTGGCGCTAATAAGTAAAAGACTGACTTTTACTGGgttttattattcttatattaAAATTCTCTGCAGACGATGTTTCTCTTTATGGCCAGCAAGTGGGCAGACCTCTGCCACTGCCCCCACGCTTGGTAGGCCACTGCTCCATCCTAAGCTACTTAACAAGAAAGTGGCCTAATTAGCACTGGGTTTGTGGCCTCCAGACTCCACTATTTGTCTTTTAGGCTGCTGAGAGTGACTCTTGACAGGATGAGTTCTGGGTCCTCCTGAGGGCCTTTACTTGCTTACAGCATAGTGTGGGGTACAACAGACACCACTGTGACACGGGTGACCTGGAGGTGGTTTTATTGTCTTTTAATGGGGTGTGTTATtgccacacacatcacacatgaaACCCTCTTCCTAACTGGGTTCTGGGAATTTAGACCTTGATGTTGCTACCCACACCTACCCTAAATACATGTAGAAACACTAAAACCCTTTTTCTTCTTGTCTGTGGGGGCAAAGTGTTCGTTAGTCTTCATTTCTTAGTCCTCACCCACTCCTTATCCCCTGATGGCTAACTGTATACCTGTTGGTCTGGCCCCCAACCATGCAGGACCCTGCCTCTCTCCCCCTTACCAGCTTTTCTTCCTTAACCCCCTCCCCACTACAGACATGGTGGAACACTATTGGTCTCAGATTTGGCGTTTATGTGATGGGTGATTCCCCAGAGTTGCCTATGGAGATGCTGTTGCTAGTTGTACATTTCGGATCCAGGCTCTGCATTTACTGGCAGCAGAGATGGTTACTTGGGATGGTTTGCTGTTGCCAATGTCTTCTGGGCTTgctcttctgatttttattttccgtTGTATTTTGTGCTTGCTCTTCTGAGTTTTATTTTGCGTCTTATTCTGCTTGTGGTGACACGCAAATGTTGTTGGTCTCATTGTTATCCTAGGCTTTTTGGAGCAGGAAGGAGGTgattgagttttctttcttgaattccTTTGAAGGGGTTTTTTTACCTTTATGATTTTCTTCTCCACCTGGAAGGACAACACACGAGCCAGAAGGACATTGGTttaggggaagagaaagaggttgTATAGGAAGGGGAGCTTCATGGATAGCAGTGCAGGCTGAGGAGGGGGTTGTGCTAGGCAAGGACAGGATAGGGGTCTTGAGAGAATagaggggaagaagagaaggaacaaGGATAGGGTCATCTGACCTTGCCAGGTTTGTTGGTCTTTTGTTGACgagacttcttcttttccttcttctctttggtTCTCGGGGTTGGCTTTTTCGTGCTTACAATTGGTTGTTTCGTATTTTCTTTGGGCTTCACTGGTGTGTGGGTCTCCTTAGCCATATTGAAGCCTCCCAGTGGTCTACCCCATGCTCCTGACCTCCTTATGTATACCCAGCCCTGGGTGATGAGGAGCCCCACCCTTCAGCTTTGTTTGGTCAGAATGGGGCACCCTTATCCAATGGTAATCCTGGGGTGGCTTGGACATCACAAAGCACTGACATGTCTGTGGGGGTGGTGTTGCTGGGGTGGCCAAAATGCGGTCAGAGAAAGGGGATTTTTCCACCCCCAATACTACCTGAAGGTCCATTTCAAAATGACCTGCTACCCCCATCATTTCCCCATGTTCAATTCTGGTGGGTCACACAGCGGGGAGAAGGCGTTTCCTTAAAGGCATTCCCTACAGCCACCCCCAGTCAGTGGTTCATTCCGTTCTCTCCCACCCTTTACAATGACCTACTGTTTTGGATGTCTTATCTAAAATCCTTCCAAGGTACAGTGGCCTTATTTAATTCTCAGTCAAAATATGAATCATTCCACTTCCCTCAAACAAATTTCCAttgtgtatctgttttggtatggTTTGTAAACTAAgacaggttttgtgtgtgtgcgtgtgtgtgtttgtttacatttctaaatggttgaggaaaaaaacaaaataatattttatgatgtaaaaattatatgaaattgaaATTTCAGTGTTCATAAAACTTTATTAGAACACAGATACACTAATTTAACTATCAGCTATGGCTGCTTTGACACTACAACAGAGTAGTTGCGACAGAGATTGTATAGCCTGCAAAACATAAAGTATTTGCTATCTGTCCTTTTAGGAAAAAAGATTGCCAAGTCCtcatctattctgttccattgatctatttgcctATCCTTATGCCAAAACCACATTGTCATGATTAATTTCATGTCATGTCATAATTTTAGGCTAAGATATAAAATTAGGTAGCACAGCTCAtccaactttgctcttcttttacaGGATCATTTCAGCTATTCTAGGTCCTTCATACATTCTTAAAATCTTTAGAATCTGCTTTTCTATTAATGTTAAAGCCTGTTATAATTTCATTGTGATGGTGATGAATTTATAAATCAATATAGGGAGAATTGAAATCTTAACAATTTTGAGACCTTCAATTTGTGAACAtatatctcttcatttctttaggTGTTTAATTTATCTCTGCAGTGTTTTTTAATgttcaatttgtttaaaattggTATTGTTTCCTCCTTAAGTATTTGGTAGTAGTCATCCATGAAGTCATCCATTCCTGAAACTTTCCTTTTGAGAAGCTTTTATGTTTTGAATTAACTTTGGTATTTACACTATTCAAAAAGTCCAGTCTCATGTTAGTTTggtaaattgtttttcaaaggctttttccatttcatctaaattgtcaAACTTGTTGGCATAAAGTTGTACATAATATTCCCTGTATAGTTTTGAAATGCGTGTAGCATGTGTAGTGATGCACCCTCTGTAATTTCTGAA
It includes:
- the LOC115898597 gene encoding uncharacterized protein AH6.3-like, which gives rise to MAKETHTPVKPKENTKQPIVSTKKPTPRTKEKKEKKKSRQQKTNKPGKVEKKIIKVKKPLQRNSRKKTQSPPSCSKKPRITMRPTTFACHHKQNKTQNKTQKSKHKIQRKIKIRRASPEDIGNSKPSQVTISAASKCRAWIRNVQLATASP